A single Natrinema pellirubrum DSM 15624 DNA region contains:
- a CDS encoding mechanosensitive ion channel family protein: MIPPYPAQSQVPDWLQDPIAELVTFLPRLIGALIILAIGWVLGRVAAGVVRRLADGVELDRMVLETPLGRILGGTERAVSHAFGTLAKWFVYGLAILAAANALAIAMLSEWISTAVSYLPAFVAGLLVITFGFVVADFIGDAIERTRAATETAYTTWFATGARMFLYFTAIVIGLDTMGIDVGILYVFARALAWGLGAAIAIGAGVAFGWGGKDYVAENIDSWMNRTSQVTPNEGDTTGDRSRSGDRDRAGSSPSTDREPGPGPSDDD, from the coding sequence ATGATTCCACCGTACCCCGCTCAATCACAGGTCCCCGACTGGCTGCAGGACCCGATCGCGGAGTTGGTCACGTTCCTCCCGCGGCTGATCGGCGCGCTGATCATCCTCGCGATCGGCTGGGTCCTCGGGCGCGTCGCGGCCGGCGTCGTCCGACGGCTCGCCGACGGCGTCGAACTCGACCGGATGGTCCTCGAGACGCCGCTTGGACGCATCCTCGGCGGCACCGAACGGGCGGTTTCACACGCCTTCGGAACGCTCGCGAAGTGGTTCGTCTACGGCCTCGCGATCCTCGCGGCTGCGAACGCGCTCGCGATCGCAATGCTGTCGGAGTGGATCTCGACGGCGGTCTCGTACCTGCCGGCATTCGTCGCCGGCCTGCTGGTGATCACCTTCGGGTTCGTCGTCGCGGACTTCATCGGCGACGCCATCGAGCGGACCCGGGCCGCGACCGAGACGGCCTACACGACCTGGTTCGCGACCGGCGCGCGGATGTTCCTCTACTTCACCGCGATCGTCATCGGCCTCGATACGATGGGGATCGACGTCGGCATCCTCTACGTGTTCGCTCGAGCGCTCGCGTGGGGGCTGGGCGCGGCGATCGCCATCGGTGCGGGCGTCGCCTTCGGCTGGGGCGGCAAGGATTACGTCGCCGAGAACATCGATAGCTGGATGAATCGGACGAGTCAGGTCACGCCGAACGAGGGCGATACGACCGGCGATCGGTCGCGGAGCGGCGACCGCGATCGCGCGGGCAGCAGTCCGAGTACCGACCGCGAGCCCGGCCCCGGGCCGAGCGACGACGACTGA
- a CDS encoding creatininase family protein, protein MYLADHAWPDLESYFEEESLALVPLGSTEQHGPHLPEATDHLIGEAFAREVADRTGYLCTPTINVGVSGHHRQFHGTMWVEPPAFREYMESLTRNLTTHGIDRVIYVNAHGGNVQHLREVGSRLRQEGVAYAIEWMWDESIPELVDDLFAQNGPHGGPKETSMIQYLEPELVHDDRLEEARDTGVPSVEDAETVKHGSRTFFDAADNTDNGVLGDQTDASAEKGEQLFEAASDQLVQLSEWLAAQDFEDLLPNDHV, encoded by the coding sequence ATGTACCTCGCCGACCACGCGTGGCCCGACCTCGAGTCGTACTTCGAGGAGGAATCGCTCGCGCTCGTCCCGCTGGGATCGACCGAACAGCACGGCCCGCATCTGCCGGAGGCGACCGACCACCTGATCGGGGAGGCGTTCGCCCGCGAGGTCGCCGACCGGACGGGCTATCTCTGTACGCCGACGATCAACGTCGGCGTCAGCGGCCACCACCGGCAGTTCCACGGGACGATGTGGGTCGAACCGCCGGCGTTTCGCGAGTACATGGAATCGCTGACCCGGAACCTCACGACCCACGGGATCGACCGGGTGATCTACGTCAACGCCCACGGCGGCAACGTCCAACACCTGCGGGAGGTCGGGAGCCGGCTCCGACAGGAGGGCGTCGCCTACGCCATCGAGTGGATGTGGGACGAGTCGATTCCGGAGCTTGTCGACGATCTCTTCGCGCAGAACGGCCCCCACGGCGGCCCGAAGGAGACCTCGATGATCCAGTACCTCGAGCCGGAGCTGGTCCACGACGACCGCCTCGAAGAAGCCAGAGACACCGGCGTCCCGAGCGTCGAGGACGCCGAAACGGTCAAACACGGCTCACGGACGTTCTTCGACGCGGCCGACAACACCGACAACGGCGTGTTGGGTGATCAGACGGACGCTTCTGCGGAGAAGGGCGAGCAGTTGTTCGAGGCCGCGAGCGACCAACTCGTCCAGCTGAGTGAGTGGCTCGCCGCACAGGACTTCGAAGACTTACTCCCGAACGACCACGTCTGA
- a CDS encoding CopG family ribbon-helix-helix protein, whose amino-acid sequence MAVVSVSMPDELLERLDQFADEHGYTGRSEVVREASRNLLGEFEDTRLEDRDLMGIVTVLFDYETTSVEERMMHLRHEHEHLVASNFHSHVGDHYCMELFVLEGELEDISAFVGKIRATKDALTVDYSVIPVDSFDPLAQG is encoded by the coding sequence ATGGCAGTCGTCAGCGTCTCGATGCCCGACGAACTCTTAGAGCGACTCGACCAGTTCGCCGACGAACACGGCTACACCGGCCGGAGCGAAGTCGTCAGGGAAGCCTCCCGCAACCTGCTCGGGGAGTTCGAGGACACCCGACTCGAGGACCGGGACCTGATGGGGATCGTCACCGTCCTCTTCGACTACGAGACCACCAGCGTCGAGGAGCGGATGATGCATCTGCGCCACGAACACGAACACCTCGTGGCCTCGAACTTCCACAGCCACGTCGGCGATCACTACTGTATGGAACTGTTCGTCCTCGAGGGCGAACTCGAGGACATCTCGGCGTTCGTCGGGAAGATCCGCGCGACCAAGGACGCGCTGACGGTCGATTACTCGGTCATTCCGGTCGACAGTTTCGATCCGCTCGCACAGGGATAG
- a CDS encoding cupin domain-containing protein, producing the protein MTYRKVNYEEVEEVSSAMHFLSDPLETEQVGVTVARCDPGWNSKPHDHTDNGHEEVYVLIEGAATVVVDDDPVEMETGDALWLPPESTRQIRNGDRESAFVLVSAPSIADEDGDEEWSLSGFAG; encoded by the coding sequence ATGACATACCGGAAGGTCAACTACGAGGAGGTCGAGGAAGTTTCGAGCGCGATGCACTTTCTGAGCGATCCGCTCGAGACCGAGCAGGTCGGGGTCACGGTCGCGCGGTGCGATCCCGGCTGGAACAGCAAACCCCACGACCACACCGACAACGGCCACGAAGAGGTCTACGTCCTCATCGAGGGGGCGGCGACGGTCGTCGTCGACGACGACCCCGTGGAGATGGAGACCGGCGACGCGTTGTGGCTCCCGCCCGAATCGACCCGTCAGATCCGCAACGGGGACCGCGAGAGCGCGTTCGTCCTCGTGAGCGCGCCCAGCATCGCCGACGAGGACGGCGACGAGGAGTGGTCGCTCTCGGGCTTTGCGGGCTAG
- a CDS encoding acyl-CoA dehydrogenase family protein — protein MELLDDDIVPEHAHEIKAEAREFAREHIEPNAQEYFQSGEYPEEILEAGREANLVAQDIPEEWGGRGLDLAQLLAMTEEFYRADAGIALTLQLASFGCEITYEHGTDEQCEEYIRPVAEGEQRSGLAVSEPETGSDLAGMQTTAEKDGDEYVINGEKYWIGNGVEADWITLYARTGDDEDNRYGNHSMFIVPTDTDGYEAEHIPEKMAMRASKQAHIEFDDCRVPAENVIGSEGDGFMLLADFFNHGRVAVAGHGLGIAAAAIEEAWEFTHDREEFGKTISDFQSVQHGLADMLLEFESARTLVWRARKKVAAEDNAGYWAAMAKTKATETAVDVAEQGMQFHGGRSVLDERRIARVYRDARIPVIYEGANEIQRNLIYGQAE, from the coding sequence ATGGAACTGCTCGACGACGACATCGTCCCCGAACACGCTCACGAGATCAAGGCCGAAGCCCGCGAGTTCGCCCGCGAACACATCGAGCCCAACGCCCAGGAGTACTTCCAGTCCGGCGAGTACCCCGAGGAGATCCTCGAGGCGGGTCGCGAGGCGAACCTCGTAGCACAGGACATCCCCGAGGAGTGGGGCGGGCGGGGGCTGGATCTGGCCCAGTTGCTCGCGATGACCGAGGAGTTCTATCGGGCCGACGCGGGGATCGCACTGACGCTGCAGTTGGCGAGTTTCGGCTGCGAGATCACCTACGAACACGGCACCGACGAGCAGTGCGAGGAGTACATCCGCCCGGTCGCGGAGGGCGAGCAACGCTCCGGACTCGCCGTCTCGGAGCCCGAGACCGGCAGCGACCTCGCGGGGATGCAGACCACGGCGGAGAAAGACGGCGACGAGTACGTCATCAACGGCGAGAAGTACTGGATCGGCAACGGCGTCGAGGCCGACTGGATCACCCTCTATGCCCGCACCGGGGACGACGAGGACAACCGCTACGGTAACCACTCGATGTTCATCGTCCCGACCGACACCGACGGCTACGAGGCCGAACACATCCCCGAGAAGATGGCGATGCGGGCCTCGAAGCAGGCCCACATCGAGTTCGACGACTGTCGAGTCCCCGCCGAGAACGTGATCGGCTCGGAGGGGGACGGCTTCATGCTGCTGGCGGACTTCTTCAATCACGGCCGCGTGGCCGTCGCCGGACACGGGCTGGGCATCGCCGCGGCCGCGATCGAGGAAGCGTGGGAGTTCACCCACGACCGCGAGGAGTTCGGCAAGACGATCAGCGACTTCCAGAGTGTCCAGCACGGGCTCGCGGACATGCTGCTCGAGTTCGAAAGCGCACGGACCCTCGTCTGGCGCGCCCGCAAGAAGGTCGCCGCAGAGGACAACGCGGGCTACTGGGCAGCGATGGCGAAGACGAAAGCGACTGAAACGGCCGTCGACGTCGCGGAACAGGGGATGCAGTTCCACGGCGGCCGATCGGTCCTCGACGAGCGGCGGATCGCGCGCGTCTACCGCGACGCCCGGATCCCCGTCATCTACGAAGGGGCAAACGAGATCCAGCGCAATCTGATCTACGGGCAGGCGGAGTAG
- a CDS encoding 3-hydroxyacyl-CoA dehydrogenase/enoyl-CoA hydratase family protein, with protein MQLEDINTITVLGAGNMGHGIAEVAAMAGYDVNMRDIKEEFVQNGYEQIEWSLDKLAENDRLTDEEADAAKDRVTPLVDMEEAVADTDFVIEAVPEQMGIKEDVYTDLEAVAPDDAIFATNTSSLSITDLAEFTERPERFCGMHFFNPPVRMQLVEVISGAESSEETLSVTEDLAEDFGKTAVRVHKDSPGFIVNRILVPLMNEAAWLVSNDEATIAEVDSTTKYDMGLPMGSFELGDQVGNDVSYHVLEYMNEVLGEAYEPAPLLEEKVENEELGKKTGKGFYDYEDGDGVQIPTDEGSEFVEQRLLATIANEAAKLIGGDVAPPASIDEAVQLGAGFPDGPVALVDDYGLETLHETLEDAYEETGHERYAPDDYLAERAETGGFYDDDEDASGVDFGTIRLEYPADYVGQIVLDRPHRMNTISDELLEELSTAIDHLEADDEVRAILVTGEGEQAFSAGADVQSMAGSGADPLEGQELSRLGQQTFGKLEACDLPVVAGIDGFCLGGGMELATCADLRVASDRSEFGQPEIDLGLIPGWGGTQRLKHIVGEGRAKEIIFTAERYDAETLADYGFVNEIVDNADLEDRALELATDLAGGPPIAQKFTKRAMLAGRDDTESGLEYEASAFGHLMGTDDLMEGITAFMEDEEPEFEGQ; from the coding sequence ATGCAACTCGAGGACATCAACACCATCACAGTTCTGGGTGCGGGCAACATGGGTCACGGTATCGCGGAGGTCGCCGCAATGGCCGGGTACGACGTGAACATGCGCGACATCAAAGAGGAGTTCGTCCAGAACGGCTACGAGCAGATCGAGTGGTCACTGGACAAACTCGCCGAGAACGACCGGCTCACCGACGAGGAAGCCGACGCCGCCAAGGACCGAGTGACGCCGCTGGTCGACATGGAGGAGGCCGTCGCGGACACGGACTTCGTCATCGAGGCGGTCCCCGAGCAGATGGGGATCAAAGAAGACGTCTACACCGACCTCGAGGCGGTCGCGCCCGACGATGCGATCTTCGCGACGAACACCTCGAGCCTCTCGATCACCGACCTCGCCGAGTTCACCGAGCGACCGGAGCGGTTCTGCGGGATGCACTTTTTCAACCCGCCGGTCCGGATGCAGCTGGTCGAAGTGATTTCGGGGGCCGAAAGCAGCGAGGAGACGCTCTCGGTGACGGAGGACCTCGCCGAGGACTTCGGCAAGACGGCCGTTCGGGTCCACAAGGACTCGCCCGGGTTCATCGTCAACCGCATTCTGGTGCCGCTGATGAACGAGGCCGCATGGCTCGTCAGCAACGACGAGGCGACGATCGCCGAGGTCGACTCGACGACGAAATACGACATGGGCCTGCCGATGGGCAGCTTCGAACTCGGCGACCAGGTCGGCAACGACGTCAGCTACCACGTCCTCGAGTACATGAACGAGGTGCTGGGCGAGGCCTACGAGCCGGCCCCACTGCTCGAGGAGAAAGTCGAGAACGAGGAACTGGGCAAGAAGACCGGCAAGGGCTTCTACGACTACGAGGACGGCGACGGCGTCCAGATCCCGACCGACGAAGGATCGGAGTTCGTCGAGCAGCGCCTGCTCGCGACGATCGCCAACGAGGCCGCGAAGCTGATCGGCGGCGACGTCGCCCCACCGGCGTCGATCGACGAGGCCGTCCAGCTCGGAGCCGGCTTCCCCGACGGCCCGGTCGCACTGGTCGACGACTACGGTCTCGAGACGCTACACGAGACCCTCGAGGACGCCTACGAAGAGACGGGTCACGAGCGATACGCGCCCGATGACTACCTCGCGGAGCGGGCCGAGACCGGCGGCTTCTACGATGACGACGAGGACGCATCGGGGGTCGACTTCGGGACGATCCGACTCGAGTACCCCGCCGACTACGTCGGACAGATCGTTCTCGATCGCCCGCACCGGATGAACACCATCAGCGACGAACTCCTCGAGGAGCTATCGACCGCGATCGATCACCTCGAGGCCGACGACGAGGTGCGCGCGATCCTCGTCACCGGCGAGGGCGAGCAGGCCTTCTCCGCGGGCGCGGACGTCCAGAGCATGGCCGGCAGCGGTGCCGATCCGCTCGAGGGACAGGAACTCTCGCGACTGGGTCAGCAGACGTTCGGCAAGCTCGAGGCCTGTGATCTGCCCGTCGTCGCCGGGATCGACGGCTTCTGTCTCGGCGGCGGGATGGAGCTGGCGACCTGTGCGGACCTCCGCGTGGCCAGCGACCGGTCGGAGTTCGGCCAGCCCGAGATCGATCTCGGCCTCATTCCGGGCTGGGGCGGCACCCAGCGACTCAAGCATATCGTCGGTGAGGGCCGTGCGAAGGAGATCATCTTCACCGCCGAGCGCTACGACGCCGAGACGCTGGCCGACTACGGCTTCGTCAACGAGATCGTCGACAACGCCGACCTCGAGGACCGCGCCCTCGAGCTGGCGACCGACCTCGCGGGCGGCCCGCCGATCGCCCAGAAGTTCACCAAGCGCGCGATGCTGGCCGGCCGTGACGACACCGAGTCCGGCCTCGAGTACGAGGCCTCCGCGTTCGGCCACCTGATGGGGACCGACGACCTGATGGAGGGAATCACGGCCTTCATGGAAGACGAGGAGCCGGAGTTCGAGGGGCAGTAA
- a CDS encoding acyl-CoA dehydrogenase family protein: MEFGLNEEQEQIRDEVRRFAENEIVPHAEEYDTEEKFPHEIVDKAAEMGLVGTSIPMEYGGAGYSTLESALIAEELFSYDPGIALSIMACSFGTEAISEFGTEDQKERYLEPVATGEKISGAAISEPDTGSDVSSVSTRAEKDGDEWVINGNKMWITNGSVGDYFVVLCKTDPDADSRYGGFSQIIVESDRDGFSADKITGKLGIRASDTAELILDNVRVPEENLVGDEDAAFLQQMQFFDATRTGVAAQGLGIAKGALEAAREYAQDREQFGQSISEFQAIQHKLAEMATETEAARNLTYKAAWNVDQGNDITKLASMAKEYASRVAVDVANEAVQIHGGAGYVNDFPVERFYRDSKITQIYEGTTEIQKNVIARELLDE; the protein is encoded by the coding sequence ATGGAATTCGGACTCAACGAAGAACAGGAGCAGATCCGCGACGAAGTTCGCCGGTTCGCCGAAAACGAGATCGTCCCCCACGCCGAGGAGTACGACACCGAAGAGAAGTTCCCCCACGAAATCGTCGACAAGGCCGCCGAGATGGGCCTGGTCGGCACCTCGATCCCGATGGAGTACGGCGGGGCCGGCTACTCCACCCTCGAGTCGGCACTCATCGCCGAGGAACTGTTCTCCTACGATCCCGGCATCGCGCTGTCGATCATGGCCTGTTCGTTCGGCACCGAGGCCATCAGCGAGTTCGGGACCGAAGACCAGAAAGAGCGCTACCTCGAGCCGGTCGCGACGGGCGAGAAGATCTCGGGCGCGGCCATCTCCGAGCCCGACACCGGGTCGGACGTCTCCTCCGTGTCGACCCGCGCCGAGAAGGACGGTGACGAGTGGGTGATCAACGGCAACAAGATGTGGATCACCAACGGCTCGGTCGGCGACTACTTCGTCGTCCTCTGTAAGACCGACCCCGACGCCGACAGCCGCTACGGCGGCTTCAGCCAGATCATCGTCGAGTCCGACCGCGACGGGTTCTCCGCGGACAAGATCACCGGCAAGCTCGGCATCCGGGCCTCCGACACCGCCGAACTCATCCTCGACAACGTCCGCGTCCCCGAGGAGAACCTCGTCGGCGACGAGGACGCCGCCTTCCTCCAGCAGATGCAGTTCTTCGACGCCACCCGGACCGGCGTCGCCGCACAGGGACTGGGCATCGCCAAGGGCGCGCTCGAGGCCGCTCGCGAGTACGCACAGGACCGCGAGCAGTTCGGGCAGTCCATCTCGGAGTTCCAGGCCATCCAGCACAAGCTCGCGGAGATGGCCACCGAGACCGAGGCCGCACGCAACCTGACCTACAAGGCCGCCTGGAACGTCGACCAGGGCAACGACATCACCAAGCTCGCCTCGATGGCCAAGGAGTACGCCTCCCGCGTCGCTGTCGACGTCGCCAACGAGGCCGTCCAGATCCACGGCGGTGCCGGCTACGTCAACGACTTCCCCGTCGAGCGGTTCTACCGCGACTCGAAGATCACCCAGATCTACGAGGGCACCACCGAGATCCAGAAGAACGTCATCGCGCGGGAACTGCTGGACGAATAG
- a CDS encoding helix-turn-helix domain-containing protein, which produces MREFVFALEYEPGHNGVADTLADHPDARIRSLSLHATDERLWRVDHATGTRAALADIEAAFRDSDYYADCLATEDCGATQTTQVLDRTDDTLVLYSDWERTPTCASVPHIARDHLGEGILFETRHEGRHYTWRIVHSGEGDVAAFFDALEAAVGDCARMEMLRAATAETDAPTRDANGEASGLAPEQEAALRAAVEHGYYESPREVDVGDLAAHLDVPRSTLTYRLRRAEERLAKGYVSDERFADGPSTPL; this is translated from the coding sequence ATGAGAGAGTTCGTCTTCGCTCTCGAGTACGAGCCCGGCCACAACGGGGTGGCGGATACGCTCGCCGACCACCCCGACGCCCGGATCCGTTCGTTGTCGCTGCACGCCACTGACGAACGGCTCTGGCGGGTCGATCACGCCACTGGCACGCGGGCGGCCCTCGCGGACATCGAGGCGGCCTTCCGCGACAGCGATTACTACGCGGACTGTCTCGCGACCGAGGACTGTGGCGCGACCCAGACCACGCAGGTCCTCGACCGCACCGACGACACGCTCGTCCTCTACTCCGACTGGGAGCGTACCCCCACCTGCGCGTCCGTCCCGCACATCGCCCGCGATCACCTCGGCGAGGGCATCCTGTTCGAGACGCGCCACGAGGGTCGCCATTACACCTGGCGGATCGTTCACTCCGGCGAGGGTGACGTGGCAGCCTTTTTCGACGCGCTCGAGGCGGCGGTCGGTGACTGCGCCCGGATGGAGATGCTCCGGGCGGCGACGGCGGAGACCGATGCACCGACGCGTGACGCGAACGGCGAGGCGAGCGGCCTCGCCCCCGAACAGGAGGCCGCGCTCCGGGCTGCGGTCGAACACGGCTACTACGAGTCGCCCCGGGAGGTCGACGTCGGCGACCTCGCTGCCCACCTCGACGTACCCCGATCGACGCTTACCTACCGGCTCCGGCGGGCCGAGGAACGGTTGGCCAAGGGATACGTTTCGGACGAGCGATTCGCCGACGGGCCGTCGACGCCGCTCTAG